Proteins encoded together in one Flavobacteriales bacterium window:
- the trxA gene encoding thioredoxin: MALELTDNNFEELVLKSDKPVMVDFWAEWCGPCRMVGPVVEELGKEYDGKAVVGKLNVDHNPGISMKYGIRSIPTILFFKNGEVVDRSVGAVPKPQLAQKLEGQLQ; this comes from the coding sequence ATGGCACTCGAACTGACCGACAACAACTTTGAGGAACTCGTCCTGAAGAGCGACAAACCGGTGATGGTGGACTTCTGGGCCGAATGGTGCGGCCCCTGCCGCATGGTGGGCCCCGTGGTGGAGGAGTTGGGCAAGGAGTACGACGGCAAGGCCGTGGTGGGCAAGCTGAACGTGGACCACAACCCCGGCATCAGCATGAAGTACGGGATCCGCAGCATCCCCACGATCCTGTTCTTCAAGAACGGCGAGGTGGTGGACCGTAGCGTGGGCGCGGTGCCCAAGCCGCAGCTCGCGCAGAAGTTGGAAGGGCAGTTGCAGTAG
- a CDS encoding DUF58 domain-containing protein has product MPIEQQHIQALSALEFKARQVVEGFLAGLHKSPFHGFSVEFAEHRAYNSGESTRHLDWKLYARTDKLFVKRYEEETNLRCHLVLDASSSMYFPSRGEAREFNKVEFGVHAAAAFIQLLRKQRDAVGLTVFREAVTLTEEARSNAVHLRHLTQHLEQLLAADAPARGQRTGLVEALHDIARRAHRRSLVVVLSDMLEDTGREEEVFDALQHLRFNKHDIIVFHVVDRQRELELAVEDRPYTFVDVETGAQVKAHAAEVREGYRQAVAERRHRLKLKCGQYRIDLVEADINAGFGPVLLEFLTKRARLY; this is encoded by the coding sequence ATGCCCATCGAACAGCAGCACATCCAAGCCCTCTCGGCCCTGGAGTTCAAGGCGCGCCAGGTGGTGGAAGGCTTTCTTGCCGGACTGCACAAGAGCCCGTTCCACGGATTCAGCGTGGAGTTCGCGGAACACCGGGCTTACAACAGCGGAGAGAGCACGCGCCACCTGGATTGGAAGCTCTACGCCCGCACTGACAAGTTGTTCGTGAAGCGCTACGAGGAGGAGACGAACCTGCGTTGCCACCTGGTGTTGGACGCCTCCTCATCCATGTACTTCCCGTCGCGCGGTGAGGCCCGGGAGTTCAACAAGGTGGAGTTCGGCGTGCATGCCGCCGCGGCCTTCATCCAGCTGTTGCGGAAGCAGCGCGATGCCGTGGGCCTCACAGTGTTCCGCGAGGCGGTGACGCTGACCGAGGAGGCGCGCAGCAACGCGGTGCATCTTCGGCACCTGACGCAGCACCTGGAGCAGCTTCTGGCGGCGGACGCGCCGGCACGCGGGCAGCGCACGGGCCTGGTGGAGGCGCTCCATGACATCGCCCGGCGGGCCCATCGTCGCAGCCTGGTGGTGGTGCTCAGCGACATGCTGGAGGATACCGGTCGGGAGGAGGAGGTCTTCGACGCCCTGCAGCACCTGCGCTTCAACAAGCACGACATCATCGTGTTCCACGTCGTGGACCGCCAACGGGAGCTGGAGCTGGCGGTGGAGGACCGTCCCTACACCTTCGTGGATGTCGAGACCGGGGCCCAGGTGAAGGCCCACGCCGCCGAGGTGCGAGAGGGGTATCGGCAGGCCGTGGCCGAGCGCAGGCACCGGTTGAAGCTCAAGTGCGGCCAGTACCGGATCGATCTGGTGGAGGCCGACATCAACGCTGGATTCGGCCCGGTGCTGCTGGAGTTCCTCACGAAACGGGCGCGTCTTTACTGA
- a CDS encoding ABC transporter ATP-binding protein, with translation MIVLKDIRKAYRTGANLLQVLKGIDLEIRSGELVSIMGSSGSGKSTMLNIIGILDNYDHGEYLLDGLRIQGQSETENAQLRSKYIGFVFQSFNLIAFKNAQENVALPLYYQGVPRRKRNELALEMLGRVGLREWAHHMPNELSGGQKQRVAIARALISDPKIILADEPTGALDSKTSEEVMALLTQVNRDLGKTVVIVTHERDVAAATHRVIYLRDGQIENAHLDPKSLSTSMDGVREVNKPAGDVR, from the coding sequence ATGATCGTCCTGAAGGACATCCGCAAGGCGTACCGCACCGGGGCCAACCTCCTGCAGGTGCTGAAGGGCATCGACCTGGAGATCCGCAGCGGCGAACTGGTGAGCATCATGGGCAGCTCGGGCTCGGGCAAGAGCACCATGCTCAACATCATCGGCATCCTGGACAACTACGACCACGGGGAGTACCTGCTGGACGGGCTCCGGATCCAGGGGCAGAGCGAAACGGAGAATGCCCAGCTCCGGAGCAAGTACATCGGCTTCGTCTTCCAGAGCTTCAACCTGATCGCGTTCAAGAACGCCCAGGAGAACGTGGCACTGCCGCTGTACTACCAAGGGGTGCCACGCCGCAAGCGCAACGAACTGGCATTGGAGATGCTAGGTCGGGTGGGCCTGCGGGAATGGGCGCACCACATGCCCAATGAGCTGAGCGGCGGTCAAAAGCAACGCGTGGCCATCGCCAGGGCCCTCATCAGCGACCCGAAGATCATCCTGGCCGACGAGCCCACCGGCGCGTTGGACAGCAAGACCAGTGAGGAAGTGATGGCTTTGCTCACGCAAGTGAACCGCGACCTCGGCAAGACCGTGGTGATCGTGACCCACGAACGCGATGTGGCCGCCGCCACGCATCGGGTGATCTATTTGCGCGACGGGCAGATCGAGAACGCCCACCTGGACCCCAAGAGCCTCAGCACCAGCATGGATGGTGTACGCGAGGTGAACAAACCCGCCGGCGATGTTCGATAG
- a CDS encoding four helix bundle protein encodes MAGLKDLIVYKKSFELSMMIFELTKKFPVEERYSLTTQIRNSSRSVPANLAEAYRKRRYLAAFIAKLTDCDGENAETSVHLDTALACNYITSEEHAPAVALNAEVGRLLCDMLNSPGKYGVKAR; translated from the coding sequence ATGGCCGGCCTGAAGGACCTGATCGTCTACAAGAAGTCCTTCGAGCTGTCGATGATGATCTTCGAGCTGACGAAGAAGTTCCCGGTGGAGGAACGTTACAGCCTTACCACACAGATCCGCAACAGTTCCCGTTCGGTGCCAGCCAACCTTGCCGAAGCGTATCGCAAACGTCGATACTTGGCCGCTTTCATCGCCAAACTGACCGATTGCGATGGGGAGAACGCCGAGACCAGCGTGCATCTGGATACCGCGCTGGCGTGCAACTACATCACGTCTGAAGAACACGCTCCTGCCGTCGCCCTCAACGCTGAAGTGGGCCGGTTGCTTTGTGATATGTTGAACAGCCCGGGCAAGTACGGGGTGAAGGCCCGCTGA
- a CDS encoding M1 family metallopeptidase: MTATSLRLLTLLRLALLMTGAHAQVLDAAAAAFTRADTLRGSIGPERTWWNATFYDVSVKPDLDRRSIAGVTAIAFIAVAEGRRMQIDLQQPLLADSVTVEVQVVRDGAIAIVDRLVPFTRDGDVLWVDLPDALHSGEATTVRVHYHGIPRAAKNPPWDGGWIWRRDESGGPWASVACQGLGASVWYPCKDHQSDEPDDGAALHITVPDSLQAVGNGRWRGTTANGDGTSTWHWRVTSPINSYNLVPSIGRYAHFSEVYMGLEGPLDCDYWVLAANEARAREQFKQVAPMLACFEQRFGPYPFRADGYKLVESPHLGMEHQSAVAYGNGYQNGYLGRDLSGTGVGLQWDFILVHESGHEWFGNSITTADIADMWVHEGFTHYSETIFTECQQGREAAERYVTGCRRNIANDRPIIGPYGVNEEGSGDMYYKGAALLHTVRHIVGDSTFFAMLLEMNRRYRHRVVTSAEIEDFLIHFDERTRARLNRAIFDQYLRTTQVPELQWGVHKKRLWVRWTDCVPGLSMPVRVRVDGRTVELVPGTDLSIAEAVMSRTPALEVDRNWYVGVKHLNRKELDRARRSTLVNTSW; the protein is encoded by the coding sequence ATGACCGCCACGAGCCTTCGCCTCCTCACCCTGCTCCGTCTTGCCCTGCTGATGACCGGTGCGCACGCCCAGGTGCTGGACGCCGCAGCTGCGGCCTTCACCCGCGCCGACACGCTGCGCGGCTCCATCGGTCCGGAGCGGACGTGGTGGAACGCCACCTTCTATGACGTCAGCGTGAAGCCCGACCTTGACCGGCGCAGCATCGCGGGTGTCACGGCCATCGCGTTCATCGCCGTGGCCGAGGGGCGGCGGATGCAGATCGACCTGCAGCAGCCGCTGTTGGCGGACAGCGTGACCGTGGAGGTGCAGGTGGTGCGCGACGGCGCCATTGCCATCGTGGACCGCTTGGTGCCGTTCACACGCGACGGGGACGTGCTGTGGGTGGACCTGCCGGACGCTCTGCACAGCGGGGAGGCCACCACGGTACGCGTGCACTACCACGGCATCCCACGCGCGGCGAAGAACCCGCCGTGGGACGGAGGCTGGATCTGGCGCCGGGACGAGAGCGGCGGACCCTGGGCGAGCGTGGCCTGCCAGGGGCTGGGCGCCAGCGTGTGGTATCCCTGCAAGGACCACCAGAGCGACGAACCCGACGACGGGGCGGCGCTGCACATCACGGTGCCGGACAGCCTGCAGGCCGTGGGCAACGGCCGGTGGCGCGGCACCACGGCCAACGGCGATGGCACCAGCACCTGGCACTGGCGGGTCACCAGCCCCATCAACAGCTACAACCTGGTGCCGAGCATCGGGCGCTATGCCCACTTCAGCGAAGTGTACATGGGGCTGGAAGGTCCGCTGGACTGCGACTACTGGGTACTCGCCGCGAACGAGGCCCGAGCGCGCGAGCAGTTCAAGCAGGTGGCGCCCATGCTGGCCTGCTTCGAGCAGCGTTTCGGCCCCTACCCCTTCCGCGCGGACGGCTACAAGCTGGTGGAGTCGCCGCACCTGGGCATGGAGCACCAGAGCGCGGTGGCCTATGGCAACGGCTACCAGAACGGCTACCTGGGCCGCGACCTCAGCGGCACTGGCGTCGGCCTGCAGTGGGACTTCATCCTGGTCCACGAGAGCGGGCACGAGTGGTTCGGCAACAGCATCACCACCGCCGACATCGCCGACATGTGGGTGCACGAGGGCTTCACGCACTACAGCGAGACCATCTTCACCGAATGCCAGCAGGGCCGTGAAGCCGCCGAGCGCTACGTGACCGGCTGTCGTCGCAACATCGCCAACGACAGGCCGATCATCGGCCCGTATGGGGTGAACGAGGAGGGCAGCGGCGACATGTACTACAAGGGTGCAGCGTTGCTGCACACGGTGCGGCACATTGTGGGCGACAGCACCTTCTTCGCCATGCTGTTGGAGATGAACCGGCGGTACCGCCACCGCGTCGTCACCAGCGCGGAGATCGAGGACTTCCTCATCCACTTCGACGAACGCACCCGGGCCAGGCTCAACCGGGCCATCTTCGATCAGTACCTGCGGACAACGCAGGTGCCGGAGCTGCAATGGGGCGTGCACAAAAAAAGGCTGTGGGTGCGATGGACAGACTGCGTGCCCGGTCTGAGCATGCCGGTGCGTGTGCGGGTCGATGGCCGGACCGTGGAACTGGTGCCGGGCACCGACCTCTCCATCGCTGAGGCGGTCATGTCGAGGACCCCGGCCTTGGAGGTGGACCGGAACTGGTACGTCGGCGTCAAGCACCTGAACCGAAAGGAGCTGGACCGGGCCCGGCGTTCCACGCTCGTCAACACCTCTTGGTAG
- a CDS encoding DUF1016 family protein, with translation MARSKSPSATAYRDLLRALQERIDSAKLNAARAVNHELVLLYWDLGRSILEKQRSEGWGESVVERLSRDLRKRYPGTTGFSPRNLWDMRRFHETWSRNAILRQAVAELSEPFLNTPRGLAKAPESPVRSGGKQTLAILRQLVAEIPWGHHVLILNKARNDEDLLWYTKAARQYGWSRNVLLNQINGNARTRSVKAAKRHNFDQALSRELALQADEALKSTYNLEFLGVSQVMNERDLETRLIEHIRDFILELGYGFCFVGQQHRLTLGRKEYFIDLLFYHRFLRSLVAIDIKVNEFEPEHAGKMDFYLNLLNDRERGADDAPSIGIILCAENDDLEVEYSLRAKNNPIGVASYSLLHDLPTRYKGKLPTARQLKQALSQALLEQGPSADPKTRRISRRKPSTRAR, from the coding sequence ATGGCACGTTCAAAGTCGCCTTCCGCCACCGCCTACCGAGACCTGCTGCGCGCCTTGCAGGAGCGCATCGACTCGGCCAAGCTGAACGCTGCGCGAGCGGTGAACCACGAGCTCGTGCTGCTCTACTGGGACCTTGGTCGATCGATCCTCGAGAAGCAACGCAGCGAGGGCTGGGGGGAAAGCGTGGTGGAGCGGCTCTCGCGCGACCTTCGGAAACGCTATCCCGGCACTACGGGTTTCTCGCCGCGGAACCTCTGGGACATGCGCCGGTTCCATGAGACGTGGAGCCGGAATGCAATTCTGCGACAAGCTGTCGCAGAATTATCGGAGCCCTTCCTGAACACGCCCCGCGGGCTGGCCAAAGCACCGGAAAGCCCCGTCAGGAGCGGTGGAAAGCAAACGCTGGCAATTCTGCGACAGCTTGTCGCAGAAATTCCGTGGGGACATCATGTCCTCATCCTGAATAAGGCCCGCAACGATGAGGACCTCCTCTGGTACACCAAGGCCGCGCGGCAATATGGATGGAGCCGCAACGTGCTCCTCAACCAGATCAACGGCAACGCCCGCACGCGCAGCGTGAAGGCCGCCAAGCGACACAACTTCGACCAGGCGCTCTCCAGAGAGTTGGCGCTTCAGGCCGATGAAGCGCTCAAGAGCACCTACAACCTGGAGTTCCTGGGCGTATCGCAGGTGATGAATGAACGCGACCTCGAGACCCGGCTGATCGAACACATCCGCGATTTCATCCTGGAACTGGGTTACGGCTTCTGTTTCGTTGGGCAGCAACACCGCCTCACGCTCGGTCGCAAGGAGTACTTCATCGACCTGCTGTTCTATCATCGGTTCCTTCGATCGCTCGTGGCGATCGACATCAAGGTGAACGAGTTCGAACCCGAGCATGCGGGCAAGATGGACTTCTACCTCAACCTGCTCAACGATCGCGAGCGCGGCGCCGATGATGCACCATCCATCGGGATCATCCTGTGCGCCGAGAACGACGACCTCGAGGTCGAGTACTCCCTGCGGGCGAAGAACAATCCGATCGGCGTGGCCAGCTACAGCCTGCTCCACGACCTGCCCACCCGGTACAAGGGGAAGCTGCCCACGGCACGCCAGTTGAAACAGGCATTGAGCCAGGCCCTGCTCGAACAGGGGCCGTCGGCCGATCCGAAGACCCGCCGGATCTCCCGAAGAAAGCCGTCCACCCGCGCACGATGA
- the pfkA gene encoding 6-phosphofructokinase, which produces MKHLALLTSGGDAPGMNAAIRAVVRAAHHYGMSVTGVLDGFDGVVEGRTRALGPRDVSNIIQRGGTLLRSARSEAFRTPEGRARAVAHLRSAGIEAVVVIGGNGSQTGAMILHQECGLPVIGIASTIDNDLAGTDRTIGFDTACNTAMEAIDRLRDTASSHERLFFVEVMGRDAGFIALRTAIAGGAEYAMVPEARQDIDEVVRVLTQGAAGKGSSIVVVAEGDEQGGAFAIAQRVKERAPQFDIRVSVLGHLQRGGSPTVADRVLASRLGVGAVEHLRDGRWGGVLGIVSGQLVLTPFAEAIAGRKPAESDLLRILPILAV; this is translated from the coding sequence ATGAAACATCTGGCCCTTCTCACCTCCGGCGGCGACGCGCCCGGCATGAACGCCGCCATCCGGGCGGTGGTGCGGGCGGCGCACCACTATGGCATGTCCGTCACCGGCGTGCTCGACGGTTTCGACGGCGTGGTGGAGGGCCGGACCCGCGCGCTAGGTCCGCGCGACGTGAGCAACATCATCCAACGTGGCGGCACCCTGCTGCGGAGCGCGCGGAGCGAGGCCTTCCGCACGCCGGAAGGTCGGGCCCGGGCCGTGGCGCACCTGCGTTCGGCGGGCATCGAGGCGGTGGTGGTGATCGGCGGCAACGGCTCGCAGACCGGAGCGATGATCCTGCATCAGGAGTGCGGCCTTCCGGTGATCGGCATCGCGAGCACCATCGACAACGACCTGGCGGGCACCGACCGCACGATCGGCTTCGACACGGCGTGCAACACGGCGATGGAGGCCATCGACCGGCTGCGCGACACGGCCTCCTCGCATGAGCGGCTGTTCTTCGTGGAGGTGATGGGGCGCGACGCCGGGTTCATCGCGCTTCGTACGGCGATCGCCGGCGGGGCGGAGTACGCCATGGTGCCTGAGGCGCGGCAGGACATCGACGAAGTGGTACGCGTACTGACGCAGGGTGCAGCGGGCAAGGGCAGCAGCATCGTGGTCGTGGCCGAGGGCGACGAACAGGGCGGCGCCTTCGCCATCGCCCAGCGGGTGAAGGAACGCGCCCCGCAGTTCGACATCCGCGTGAGCGTGCTGGGCCATCTGCAGCGTGGCGGCAGCCCGACGGTGGCGGACCGCGTGCTGGCCAGCCGCCTGGGCGTGGGCGCGGTGGAGCACCTGCGCGATGGGCGATGGGGCGGTGTGCTCGGCATCGTGAGCGGCCAGCTCGTGCTGACGCCGTTCGCCGAAGCCATCGCCGGCCGCAAGCCTGCGGAAAGCGACCTGCTGCGGATCCTGCCCATCCTCGCCGTGTAG
- the dnaE gene encoding DNA polymerase III subunit alpha has translation MQFSHLHVHTQFSLLDGAASIPSLFKKAAKDGQPALAITDHGNMFGAFKFVAEAGKHKNDDGSLKVKPIVGCEFYVVADRFKKTFTRDDKDKRHHQLMLAKNAEGYKNLSKLCSLGFMDGFYSKYPRIDKELILQYHEGLIATTCCLGASVPQAILRAGNGNLSAAEAEFKWWLDLFGEDYYVELQRHGIPEQDQVNAVLVQWARKYNVPIIASNDSHYTDQEDYNAHDILLCINTGEKQRTEIATDEDTSTKDKRFGFPNDQFFFKTQAQMAETFSDLPEALDNTGLIVDKVETLKLKKDILLPNYQLPEGFSNQDEYLQHLTYQGAIKRYLNDGASGIDSLDPKIKERLDFELFVIRTMGFAGYFLIVQDFINHGREIGVLIGPGRGSAAGSAVAYCIGITNIDPIKYDLLFERFLNPDRKSMPDIDTDFDDEGRQKVIDYVVEKYGQNQVAQIVTYGSMAAKSSIRDVARVMDLPLQEADRLAKLVPERPGIELGRLLRAPLDGEGSLKQKENLGSEELALVKQLREVLESGELTSDVLNAAEKLEGSVRGTGVHAAGIIIAPKDLTEILPVCTSKESTLLLTQYDGKVVEDAGVIKMDFLGLKTLTIIRDALRMIKANHGVDIDIDGIPLDDPKTYALYQRAETNGTFQFESAGMQKYLRELKADQFGDLIAMNALYRPGPLEYIPTFIKRKHGLERIVYDLPEMEDLLKETYGVTVYQEQVMLLSQKLAGFTKGDADVLRKAMGKKDRATLDKMKGKFLEGTAERGFDAKVCEKVWTDWEAFAQYAFNKSHSTCYAFVAYQTAWLKANYPSEYMASVLTHSGGQIDKITFFMEECRRMGISVLGPDVNESQLQFSVTPNRQDPSRPGGIRFGLGAVKGVGEGAVEAIVAERTGNGPFTSVFDLVRRVNLRAANRKALESLAYAGAFDSLKVQRAHFFHSAGEGKPTYIETLVRYGQQHQDGEDSTQVSMFDMASDTGAAIPEPPLPQIEGWSALEQLHYEKDVIGFYLSGHPLDDHRLEIKHLCNTTLPELKELDKLAGREAAFAGIVTKAEHRIAKSGKPFGSFSLEDHAGTHDFMLFSEDYMKFKLYLQTGALLFVKGRASARTWGRDEGQMEFKVANIDLLSDVREKYFTKLNLKLEAERVNDLLARELGALLKRSPGKCRVNFQIVSHQENLAIEAPSKGLSVAVSEELIRALEGLGDVAYTLN, from the coding sequence ATGCAGTTCTCCCACCTCCACGTCCATACCCAGTTCTCGCTCCTCGACGGGGCCGCCAGCATCCCTTCGCTCTTCAAGAAAGCCGCCAAGGACGGCCAGCCCGCGCTCGCCATCACCGACCATGGCAACATGTTCGGGGCCTTCAAGTTCGTGGCCGAGGCCGGCAAGCACAAGAACGACGACGGCAGCCTGAAGGTGAAGCCCATCGTGGGCTGCGAGTTCTACGTGGTGGCCGACCGCTTCAAGAAGACCTTTACCCGCGACGACAAGGACAAGCGCCACCACCAGCTGATGCTGGCCAAGAACGCCGAGGGCTACAAGAACCTCAGCAAGCTGTGCTCGCTGGGCTTCATGGACGGTTTCTACAGCAAGTATCCGCGCATCGACAAGGAGCTGATCCTTCAGTACCACGAGGGCCTGATCGCCACCACCTGCTGCCTGGGCGCCAGCGTGCCACAGGCCATCCTGCGTGCCGGCAACGGAAACCTCAGCGCGGCCGAGGCCGAGTTCAAGTGGTGGCTCGATCTCTTCGGCGAGGACTATTACGTCGAGCTACAGCGCCACGGCATTCCCGAGCAGGACCAGGTGAACGCCGTGCTGGTGCAGTGGGCGCGCAAGTACAACGTGCCCATCATCGCCAGCAACGACAGCCACTATACCGATCAGGAGGATTACAACGCGCACGACATCCTGTTGTGCATCAACACAGGGGAAAAACAGCGCACGGAGATCGCCACGGACGAGGACACTTCCACCAAGGACAAGCGCTTCGGCTTCCCCAACGACCAGTTCTTCTTCAAGACGCAGGCGCAGATGGCCGAGACCTTCAGCGACCTGCCGGAGGCCTTGGACAACACCGGCCTGATCGTGGACAAGGTGGAGACCCTGAAGCTGAAGAAGGACATCCTGCTGCCCAACTACCAATTGCCCGAGGGCTTCAGCAACCAGGATGAGTACCTGCAGCACCTGACGTACCAAGGGGCCATCAAGCGCTACCTCAACGACGGAGCGTCGGGCATCGATTCGCTGGACCCCAAGATCAAGGAGCGGCTGGACTTCGAGCTCTTCGTGATCCGCACCATGGGCTTCGCGGGCTACTTCCTCATCGTGCAGGACTTCATCAACCACGGTCGCGAGATCGGCGTGTTGATCGGTCCGGGCCGTGGCAGTGCGGCGGGCAGCGCGGTGGCCTATTGCATCGGCATCACCAACATCGACCCCATCAAGTACGACCTGCTGTTCGAGCGGTTCCTGAACCCGGACCGCAAGAGCATGCCCGATATCGATACGGACTTCGATGACGAGGGGCGGCAGAAGGTGATCGACTATGTGGTAGAGAAATACGGCCAGAACCAGGTGGCGCAGATCGTCACCTACGGCAGCATGGCCGCCAAGAGCAGCATCCGCGATGTGGCCCGCGTGATGGACCTTCCCCTACAGGAGGCCGACCGCCTGGCCAAGCTGGTGCCCGAACGGCCGGGCATCGAACTGGGCCGTCTATTGCGTGCCCCACTGGACGGCGAAGGCAGCCTGAAGCAGAAGGAGAACCTGGGCAGTGAGGAGCTCGCGCTGGTGAAGCAACTGCGCGAGGTGCTGGAGAGCGGCGAGCTCACCAGCGATGTGCTGAACGCCGCCGAAAAGCTGGAGGGCTCCGTGCGGGGCACGGGCGTGCATGCAGCGGGCATCATCATCGCTCCGAAGGACCTGACGGAGATCCTACCGGTGTGCACCAGCAAGGAATCGACCCTGTTGCTGACACAGTACGACGGCAAGGTGGTGGAGGACGCGGGCGTGATCAAGATGGACTTCCTGGGGTTGAAGACCCTGACCATCATCCGCGATGCGCTGCGCATGATCAAGGCCAACCACGGGGTGGACATCGACATCGACGGCATCCCGCTGGACGACCCGAAGACCTACGCCCTCTACCAGCGCGCCGAGACCAACGGCACCTTCCAGTTCGAGAGCGCGGGCATGCAGAAGTACCTGCGCGAACTGAAGGCCGACCAGTTCGGCGACCTCATCGCCATGAACGCCCTGTACCGCCCGGGGCCGCTGGAATACATCCCCACCTTCATCAAGCGCAAGCACGGCCTGGAGAGGATCGTGTACGACCTGCCGGAGATGGAGGACCTGCTGAAGGAGACCTACGGCGTCACCGTGTACCAGGAGCAGGTGATGTTGCTGAGCCAGAAGCTCGCCGGCTTCACCAAGGGCGATGCCGACGTGCTGCGGAAGGCGATGGGCAAGAAGGACCGTGCCACGCTGGACAAGATGAAGGGCAAGTTCCTGGAGGGAACGGCCGAGCGCGGCTTCGATGCCAAGGTGTGCGAGAAGGTCTGGACCGATTGGGAGGCCTTCGCGCAATACGCCTTCAACAAGTCGCATTCCACCTGCTACGCCTTCGTGGCCTACCAGACCGCCTGGCTGAAGGCCAACTACCCCAGCGAATACATGGCCAGTGTGCTCACCCACTCGGGCGGGCAGATCGACAAGATCACCTTCTTCATGGAGGAGTGCCGGCGCATGGGCATATCCGTGCTGGGGCCTGACGTGAACGAAAGCCAGCTGCAGTTCAGCGTGACACCGAACAGGCAGGACCCGTCCCGCCCCGGCGGGATCCGCTTCGGTCTGGGCGCGGTGAAGGGTGTGGGCGAGGGTGCGGTGGAAGCCATCGTGGCGGAGCGCACCGGCAACGGTCCCTTCACCAGCGTGTTCGACCTGGTGCGCCGCGTGAACCTGCGCGCCGCCAACCGCAAGGCCCTGGAAAGCCTGGCCTACGCCGGCGCCTTCGACAGCCTGAAGGTGCAGCGCGCCCACTTCTTCCACAGCGCCGGCGAGGGCAAGCCCACCTACATCGAAACGCTGGTGCGTTACGGCCAGCAGCACCAGGACGGAGAGGACAGCACGCAGGTGAGCATGTTCGACATGGCCAGCGACACCGGGGCCGCCATCCCCGAGCCGCCCCTGCCGCAGATCGAGGGCTGGAGCGCGCTGGAGCAGCTGCACTATGAGAAGGACGTGATCGGCTTCTATCTGAGCGGGCATCCGCTGGACGACCACCGGTTGGAGATCAAGCACCTGTGCAACACCACGCTGCCCGAGCTGAAGGAGCTGGACAAGCTGGCCGGTCGGGAGGCGGCCTTCGCGGGCATCGTCACCAAGGCCGAGCACCGCATCGCCAAGAGCGGCAAGCCCTTCGGCAGTTTCAGCCTGGAGGACCACGCCGGCACGCACGACTTCATGCTCTTCAGCGAGGATTACATGAAGTTCAAGCTCTACCTGCAGACCGGGGCGCTGCTCTTTGTGAAAGGCCGCGCGAGCGCGCGCACTTGGGGGCGCGATGAAGGACAGATGGAGTTCAAGGTCGCCAACATCGACCTGCTGAGCGATGTGCGGGAGAAGTACTTCACGAAGCTGAACCTGAAGCTCGAGGCCGAGCGGGTGAACGACCTGCTGGCCCGCGAGCTGGGCGCGCTGCTGAAGCGGAGCCCGGGCAAGTGCCGGGTGAACTTCCAGATCGTGAGCCACCAGGAGAACCTGGCCATCGAGGCGCCCAGCAAGGGGCTCAGCGTGGCCGTGAGCGAGGAGCTGATCCGGGCGCTGGAGGGGCTGGGCGATGTGGCGTACACGCTGAACTGA
- a CDS encoding OsmC family protein — MNNGEHHYALDLEWLGNTGQGTRTYEGYSREHVVRIAGKPDLRGTADPMFRGDAALHNPEDLLLAALSQCHLLTYLALCARARINVLRYRDRAEGTLMLTKDGGGHFTEAVLRPAVVVAQESMLEKARYFHGEVHKYCFIARSVNFPVRCEAVVKVG, encoded by the coding sequence ATGAACAACGGTGAGCACCACTACGCGCTGGACCTGGAATGGCTCGGCAACACCGGCCAGGGCACCCGCACCTACGAGGGCTACTCGCGCGAGCACGTGGTGCGTATCGCGGGCAAGCCCGACCTGCGCGGTACGGCGGACCCGATGTTCCGAGGTGATGCCGCGCTGCACAACCCCGAGGACCTGCTGTTGGCGGCGCTGAGCCAGTGCCACCTGCTCACCTACCTGGCGCTGTGCGCCCGCGCGAGGATCAATGTGCTGCGGTACCGAGACCGCGCCGAAGGCACCCTGATGCTCACCAAGGACGGTGGTGGGCACTTCACCGAGGCGGTGCTTCGGCCCGCGGTGGTGGTGGCCCAGGAGAGCATGCTGGAGAAGGCACGGTACTTCCACGGCGAGGTGCACAAGTACTGCTTCATCGCCCGCAGCGTCAACTTCCCCGTGCGGTGCGAGGCGGTGGTGAAGGTCGGATGA